From Paenibacillus polymyxa, the proteins below share one genomic window:
- a CDS encoding radical SAM/SPASM domain-containing protein, whose amino-acid sequence MKASQYNFIFNDIIENTDKTVLYNSRTGALAVLEPEYYKQFCEHTNNGLAINNDTYLKNLIECGYIVEDNMNEKAYVKVNLLKNRFESSNLMLTIAPTMACNFRCVYCFEKDQYHNKTMSEETAQSIVNFVKANASKLDTLNVTWYGGEPLIAMKQIVRISEDFLEICKENNIQYTASVITNGYLLNKEKVQTLISCGVNDIQVTVDGPKEVHDLRRPLVSGRGTFDVIMNNLKQIKGMIKIFMRINTDQDNWLNLHEIVGFLKENSLLENVIPYLGLVTPTNGKYEGTKCLTDEMYSKFNLKFMSENDIPISYIYPAPKGNYCSADKYNSFVIDPLGHLYKCWSDIGIIEQCVGNINEDTSVKWNTELLGCYLLYDPTEDEKCSDCKYLPVCLGGCPHNRMADFNICEQYRYNLQEYITECTKVLLAGQLTENKKEVSESC is encoded by the coding sequence ATGAAAGCTTCGCAATATAACTTTATTTTTAATGACATTATTGAAAATACCGATAAAACGGTACTTTATAATTCTCGAACAGGTGCATTGGCAGTTCTTGAACCGGAGTACTATAAACAGTTTTGTGAACATACAAACAATGGATTGGCAATAAATAATGATACTTATCTTAAAAATCTTATCGAATGTGGCTATATCGTAGAAGATAATATGAATGAAAAAGCATATGTAAAGGTAAACCTCTTAAAAAATCGGTTTGAATCTTCTAATTTAATGCTAACAATTGCCCCTACAATGGCCTGCAATTTTCGATGTGTATACTGTTTTGAGAAAGACCAATATCATAACAAAACTATGAGTGAAGAAACAGCTCAAAGTATAGTCAATTTTGTTAAAGCAAATGCTAGTAAACTTGACACTCTTAATGTTACATGGTATGGCGGTGAACCCTTGATTGCAATGAAGCAGATAGTTAGGATATCGGAAGATTTTTTGGAAATATGTAAAGAAAACAATATACAATATACGGCCAGTGTCATTACAAACGGCTATCTTTTAAATAAAGAAAAAGTTCAAACGTTAATATCATGTGGAGTAAATGATATTCAAGTCACTGTTGACGGTCCTAAAGAAGTACATGATCTTAGACGCCCTTTAGTAAGTGGAAGAGGGACATTTGATGTCATAATGAATAACCTCAAGCAAATTAAAGGGATGATTAAGATATTTATGAGAATAAATACTGACCAAGACAACTGGTTGAATTTACATGAAATCGTAGGATTCTTAAAGGAAAATTCTTTATTGGAAAATGTAATACCTTATCTAGGATTAGTTACGCCGACGAATGGAAAGTATGAGGGAACTAAGTGCTTGACAGACGAGATGTATTCAAAATTTAATTTAAAATTTATGTCGGAAAATGATATCCCAATTAGTTATATTTATCCTGCACCTAAAGGTAATTATTGTTCTGCGGACAAATATAATAGTTTCGTTATTGATCCTCTTGGTCATTTATATAAATGTTGGAGCGATATTGGAATTATTGAGCAGTGTGTTGGAAATATAAATGAAGATACATCAGTGAAATGGAATACTGAGCTTCTTGGTTGTTATTTATTATATGATCCTACTGAAGATGAAAAATGTTCAGACTGTAAGTACTTACCTGTGTGTTTAGGAGGATGTCCTCACAATAGAATGGCAGACTTTAACATATGTGAGCAATATCGTTATAATTTGCAGGAGTATATTACCGAGTGCACGAAAGTATTACTGGCTGGACAATTAACGGAAAATAAGAAGGAGGTTTCTGAATCATGTTAA
- a CDS encoding ATP-binding cassette domain-containing protein — MIVLEYLKKYLSKTRKYVFFYIVVTSVLWIIGIIVPYITGIYIDYLVSKSNISIILYFVLLLGIINIVNILIQYLTALFSTKLNNLLLYEICNDIYQKIFKTKLSVFKDKDNAYLVDQINNDSSTVVDFFSNNISNLVLQVITIIISGIIVLKADVLLCVIIFSLIPFYIFTYVVFRKKLYKANLKYKKEANEYYSKKVEQINKLVFIKKNVLFNEMNERLNKAFNSLFRVATSQVKTNYIFSNLNQFILIICYIFVIGIGGHKVVIGQMSIGQFTIINTYLSMIISSTSYLLSLASSYQETKVSIERLNDVMNSENDIYGSTTLEDLEKISIKQLGVKYSEESVFRDFSYDFFKGGIYGICGHNGSGKTTLLNTLIGLYSDLYTGEIAFNNCSIKDIDMLDMRRYRISYVEQNPEFLNLPIKEYLKFGITFSKEIASNQDELITAFGLEEIITKANLENILINENGSNFSGGEKQKLALIRALSKDSFLTILDEPTSALDSKSVSGLIEILTKQKSRRITIVVSHDQRLLAACDHILNIETQEERDDIGFHSYGVL; from the coding sequence ATGATAGTCCTAGAATACTTGAAAAAATACCTTTCAAAAACGCGCAAGTATGTATTTTTTTACATTGTTGTTACTTCAGTATTGTGGATTATAGGAATTATTGTTCCTTACATCACAGGCATATATATTGATTATTTAGTATCAAAAAGTAATATAAGTATCATTTTATATTTTGTACTGTTACTGGGGATTATAAATATAGTAAACATTCTCATACAATATTTAACTGCCCTTTTCTCTACGAAATTGAATAATTTATTATTATACGAAATCTGCAATGATATCTATCAAAAAATATTCAAAACTAAACTGTCGGTCTTCAAAGATAAGGATAATGCATACTTAGTTGACCAAATTAATAATGATTCATCCACAGTAGTTGACTTTTTTTCAAATAATATTTCCAACTTAGTATTGCAAGTAATCACAATAATTATCAGTGGTATTATTGTTTTAAAAGCTGATGTACTACTATGCGTTATAATTTTCTCGCTTATTCCTTTTTATATATTTACATATGTGGTTTTTAGAAAAAAATTGTATAAAGCAAATCTGAAATACAAAAAAGAAGCAAATGAATACTACTCTAAAAAAGTCGAACAAATTAACAAATTGGTTTTTATAAAGAAGAATGTACTCTTTAATGAAATGAATGAGCGGCTAAATAAAGCATTTAATTCATTATTTAGAGTTGCGACTTCACAAGTAAAAACTAATTATATTTTCTCCAATCTAAATCAATTTATATTGATCATCTGCTATATATTTGTAATCGGAATTGGAGGTCATAAAGTTGTAATTGGCCAAATGAGTATAGGGCAGTTCACCATAATTAACACGTACCTTTCAATGATCATCTCGTCAACTTCATATTTATTAAGCTTAGCAAGTTCATACCAAGAGACGAAAGTATCGATAGAACGGCTAAATGACGTTATGAACTCTGAAAATGATATTTATGGTAGTACAACACTTGAAGATTTAGAGAAAATAAGTATTAAACAATTAGGTGTTAAATATTCCGAGGAAAGCGTATTTAGAGACTTTTCTTATGATTTTTTTAAGGGGGGAATTTACGGGATTTGTGGTCACAATGGTTCAGGCAAAACAACATTACTTAATACTCTGATAGGTCTTTATAGTGATCTTTACACAGGAGAAATAGCTTTTAATAATTGCTCCATCAAAGATATAGATATGCTTGATATGAGGCGTTATAGAATTTCTTATGTAGAACAGAATCCGGAGTTTTTAAATCTACCAATAAAGGAATATTTGAAATTTGGAATTACTTTTTCAAAAGAGATTGCCAGTAATCAAGATGAGCTTATAACAGCTTTTGGGCTTGAAGAGATAATAACAAAAGCTAACCTTGAAAATATACTAATAAATGAAAATGGAAGCAACTTTTCTGGTGGTGAAAAGCAAAAATTAGCTTTGATTCGTGCATTAAGTAAAGATTCTTTCTTAACGATTCTTGATGAGCCCACATCAGCCTTAGATTCAAAGAGTGTAAGTGGACTTATAGAAATATTGACCAAGCAAAAGTCAAGAAGGATAACAATTGTAGTATCACATGACCAGAGACTATTAGCAGCATGTGACCATATTTTGAATATTGAAACCCAAGAGGAACGTGATGATATTGGATTCCACAGTTATGGAGTTCTTTAG
- a CDS encoding radical SAM protein — protein MGTGKVMECTEIEYVFLNNLQVYGDIEEVIKTTKVNDDTLTILIDLIHVAQEQHLFQAPPLLSFALSKDEVLENARSHLEQVTLELTEQCNMACHYCIYHSGNIDFREFGRRHMSWQVAELAIDYTLKNSGKKVAVTFYGGEPLIEFKLLKHCVDYTLKNGADKDLTFSMTTNLTLMTAEIAEYLSTVPNFGVVCSIDGPKEIHDCRRVFKNGEGTYDKAINGLKHLINAYGEKSNSLISLSMVTPRPANDVVMKKIQNFFNSLSWVPKDITKNISYVRHSSDIEKTITEKSSMHCYDNPVGNWTIDLMLNNTSISKNTPFTIDFLHKQFSIIHDRILTETPYPDYCLNGCCSPASRRIYVTVNGDFHLCERIGKSPSVGNVYSGIDESVLIDRYIDDYGKESLSQCSKCWAIRLCSVCYVECYDSDKFNIEKKKIACRRSLDMLEHALISYHTILEHKPHLLEELNHITLV, from the coding sequence GTGGGCACAGGCAAAGTTATGGAATGCACTGAAATAGAGTATGTATTTCTAAATAACTTACAAGTGTACGGAGATATCGAAGAGGTAATAAAAACTACCAAAGTTAATGATGATACATTGACTATTCTAATTGACTTAATACATGTTGCGCAGGAACAGCATTTATTCCAAGCACCTCCTCTTTTATCCTTTGCACTATCAAAAGATGAGGTTTTAGAAAATGCAAGAAGTCATCTAGAACAGGTTACTCTGGAGTTGACCGAACAATGTAATATGGCATGCCACTATTGTATATATCATTCAGGGAACATAGACTTCAGGGAATTTGGACGCAGGCACATGTCCTGGCAAGTAGCAGAGTTAGCAATCGATTATACTCTGAAAAACTCAGGTAAAAAAGTGGCGGTAACTTTTTATGGCGGGGAGCCATTAATAGAATTTAAATTATTAAAGCATTGTGTAGACTATACTTTAAAAAATGGTGCTGATAAAGATTTAACATTTTCAATGACAACAAACTTAACCTTAATGACTGCTGAAATCGCAGAATATCTATCTACAGTTCCTAACTTTGGAGTAGTTTGTAGTATTGACGGTCCAAAGGAAATACATGATTGTAGGAGGGTATTTAAAAATGGTGAGGGCACGTATGACAAGGCAATTAATGGTCTTAAACATCTAATTAATGCTTATGGAGAAAAGAGTAATTCTCTTATATCGCTAAGCATGGTAACACCTAGACCAGCTAATGATGTAGTTATGAAAAAAATTCAAAATTTCTTCAATTCTCTTTCGTGGGTACCTAAGGATATTACTAAAAATATTTCTTATGTGAGACACTCGTCTGACATAGAAAAAACGATTACTGAAAAAAGCTCTATGCATTGTTATGATAACCCTGTAGGGAACTGGACAATTGATCTAATGTTAAATAATACTTCTATATCAAAAAATACTCCCTTTACAATCGATTTTTTACACAAACAATTCTCAATAATACATGATAGGATTTTAACTGAAACTCCTTACCCGGACTATTGCTTAAACGGCTGCTGTTCACCTGCCTCAAGAAGAATTTATGTAACGGTAAATGGAGACTTTCATTTATGCGAGCGCATTGGAAAATCACCTTCAGTTGGAAACGTTTATAGTGGTATAGACGAATCTGTATTAATCGATCGTTATATAGACGACTATGGTAAGGAGAGTTTGTCCCAGTGCTCCAAATGTTGGGCTATACGCCTTTGTTCGGTTTGTTACGTCGAATGTTACGATAGTGATAAGTTTAATATCGAAAAAAAGAAAATAGCTTGTAGGCGTTCTTTAGATATGCTGGAACATGCATTAATAAGCTATCATACTATCTTGGAACACAAACCACATTTATTAGAGGAATTAAACCATATTACATTGGTGTAA
- a CDS encoding carbohydrate ABC transporter permease, whose translation MMQTRAKSIVLYAGLLVGIILSMFPFYWLIVMATRTTSDIYRFPPQLWLGSHFLDNITRVLQQIDFAGAFLNTLFVASSITLLVLFFDSLAGFAFAKFDFPGKKVLFVILLATMMVPSQLSLVPSFVMMASFGWVGTFKALIIPGMVNAFGIFWIRQYAEESIPKELLDAGRMDGCSFFRLYWNVALPILRPAFAFLGAFTFIGAWNDYLWPLIVLTDERKFTLQIALSQLNGIYNTDYAMVIAGTLLAVLPLIILFLFISRQFISDLAAGAIKD comes from the coding sequence ATGATGCAGACACGTGCAAAATCCATTGTTTTATATGCTGGGCTGTTGGTAGGTATCATCCTGTCGATGTTTCCATTTTACTGGCTAATCGTCATGGCAACCCGTACAACCTCAGACATCTATCGTTTTCCGCCACAATTGTGGTTGGGCAGCCACTTCCTGGATAACATCACGAGAGTATTGCAGCAGATTGATTTTGCCGGCGCCTTTTTGAATACCCTTTTTGTAGCCAGTTCGATTACCCTATTGGTGCTGTTTTTTGATTCACTGGCCGGTTTTGCATTCGCAAAGTTTGATTTTCCGGGCAAAAAGGTGCTATTCGTCATTCTGCTAGCTACAATGATGGTCCCTTCACAACTTTCGCTCGTCCCCTCCTTTGTCATGATGGCTTCCTTTGGATGGGTAGGTACGTTCAAAGCGCTCATCATCCCGGGTATGGTAAATGCCTTCGGGATTTTCTGGATTCGTCAGTATGCAGAAGAATCTATTCCCAAGGAGCTCCTGGATGCGGGGCGTATGGACGGGTGCAGCTTTTTTCGGCTGTACTGGAATGTAGCACTGCCGATTTTACGCCCTGCGTTCGCTTTTCTCGGCGCATTTACCTTTATAGGAGCTTGGAATGATTACTTATGGCCATTAATCGTTTTAACGGATGAGCGCAAATTCACCCTCCAGATTGCATTGTCGCAGTTGAACGGGATTTACAATACGGATTATGCGATGGTCATTGCTGGCACCCTGCTGGCTGTACTTCCTCTTATTATTTTGTTTCTTTTCATCAGCCGCCAATTTATTTCCGATCTTGCCGCTGGAGCGATCAAAGATTAG
- a CDS encoding carbohydrate ABC transporter permease, with product MLREIWKHRAVYAAISPFYLLFGIFGLFPIGFSLYLAFHKWDGIGDMTYNGWGNFRYLVTDNEFWQAVGNTFVIWVYATIPMLFLALIVAFLLYAPFVKMRTLWRVGFFLPNVTSIVAVAIIFGALFANNFGFLNYLLQLLGLPMIQWLNVPWGIQIAISSMVVWRWMGYNAIIYLAGLQSIPHVLYEAAKIDGATGAQAFFRITIPMLRPVILFTVITSTIGGMQLFTEPQVLVGNDGGAGASGMTIVLYLYRESFINNYFGYGAAVGWGMFLIIALFSIINWKLVQGKK from the coding sequence ATGCTGAGAGAAATCTGGAAGCACCGGGCCGTTTATGCTGCGATCTCGCCATTTTATTTGCTGTTTGGCATCTTTGGCTTGTTTCCGATTGGCTTTTCATTGTACCTGGCGTTTCACAAATGGGACGGGATCGGAGACATGACCTACAACGGCTGGGGCAACTTTCGTTACCTTGTGACAGACAACGAATTTTGGCAGGCTGTAGGTAATACGTTTGTGATCTGGGTGTACGCCACGATTCCAATGCTATTTCTAGCACTCATTGTTGCCTTTCTGCTTTATGCCCCTTTTGTGAAAATGCGCACCTTATGGCGAGTTGGATTCTTCCTGCCCAATGTGACATCTATTGTTGCTGTTGCCATCATCTTTGGCGCCTTATTTGCCAACAATTTTGGATTTCTCAACTACCTTTTGCAGCTCTTGGGGCTACCTATGATCCAATGGCTGAATGTGCCATGGGGTATCCAAATCGCCATTTCTTCCATGGTCGTCTGGAGATGGATGGGTTACAACGCCATTATCTATCTGGCTGGGCTCCAGAGTATCCCACATGTGCTGTATGAGGCCGCCAAAATAGACGGGGCAACCGGAGCGCAAGCTTTTTTCCGCATCACCATTCCGATGCTGCGCCCAGTCATTCTGTTTACGGTCATTACGTCCACCATCGGTGGGATGCAGCTGTTCACCGAGCCACAGGTCCTGGTCGGTAATGACGGCGGTGCCGGGGCAAGTGGCATGACCATCGTTTTATACCTGTACCGCGAGTCGTTCATTAACAACTATTTTGGATATGGCGCTGCTGTCGGATGGGGCATGTTTCTCATCATTGCTCTATTCTCCATCATCAATTGGAAACTCGTTCAAGGTAAAAAATAA
- a CDS encoding ABC transporter substrate-binding protein → MKTVQWQWLVLCLAFLTMISGCSGSLSSKGQSSEANLSNSKKITLTLWYWNRSIDDELLVQAEKQFPNIELKTQKIGGDFKAKLKTTLAARSGEPDIVALNDWMVELFPSADRFYDLKELGADRLKDQYLEWKWNQGITPDGKMIAFPMDTGPTALFYRSDLFEQAGLPSDPEQVSASIRTWDDYMAAGEQLRQKFGSHSFLADNIVNVYNQVLAQHTNLYFKPDGSYIGNQSPDIRLGWITAVDFHRKHLLANADGWTPEWNASVNNGKIASFVGAIWMKQVLTEAAPDTAGKWRVARAPGGDGNLGGSFISILKSSQHPKEAFEVLTWLQNPEHQLEAYQKIGLFPSTPGVYDDPVMKTPEPFFGGQATGLIFAASARHVKNSYFGERYPVIHGIVTRRLANVAKQNADPDSLWTETMQRIERELQR, encoded by the coding sequence GTGAAGACAGTACAATGGCAATGGCTGGTATTATGTCTTGCTTTTCTCACTATGATTAGTGGTTGTAGTGGGTCCCTATCCTCTAAAGGTCAATCATCTGAAGCTAATTTGTCAAACAGCAAAAAGATAACGCTTACATTGTGGTACTGGAACCGTTCTATTGACGATGAATTGCTCGTCCAGGCAGAAAAACAGTTTCCCAACATTGAATTAAAAACTCAAAAAATAGGCGGTGACTTTAAAGCCAAGCTGAAGACAACGCTCGCAGCTCGTTCCGGTGAACCGGACATCGTAGCTCTGAACGACTGGATGGTGGAACTATTCCCGAGTGCGGATCGTTTTTATGATCTAAAGGAACTCGGAGCAGACCGACTGAAGGATCAATATTTGGAATGGAAATGGAATCAGGGCATCACTCCTGATGGTAAAATGATTGCATTTCCCATGGATACTGGGCCTACCGCCCTCTTCTATCGAAGCGACCTGTTTGAACAGGCAGGCTTGCCAAGTGATCCTGAACAGGTCAGTGCCTCGATCCGCACATGGGATGATTATATGGCAGCCGGAGAACAACTTCGGCAGAAATTCGGAAGCCATTCATTTTTGGCCGATAATATTGTAAACGTTTACAATCAGGTGCTCGCTCAACATACGAACCTGTACTTCAAGCCGGACGGAAGTTATATCGGCAATCAATCTCCTGACATCCGCCTGGGCTGGATAACCGCTGTGGATTTCCACAGGAAGCATCTGCTCGCCAATGCGGATGGCTGGACCCCCGAATGGAATGCTTCGGTCAATAACGGCAAAATCGCCTCGTTCGTAGGGGCAATCTGGATGAAGCAAGTTCTCACAGAAGCCGCACCGGATACAGCGGGCAAATGGAGAGTCGCCCGGGCTCCTGGAGGAGACGGCAATCTGGGAGGGTCCTTCATCTCTATCCTCAAATCTAGCCAACACCCCAAAGAAGCCTTTGAAGTCCTGACCTGGCTGCAAAACCCGGAACACCAATTGGAAGCCTACCAAAAAATCGGCCTGTTCCCATCCACTCCCGGCGTCTATGACGATCCCGTCATGAAGACCCCCGAACCTTTCTTTGGTGGTCAGGCCACTGGCCTCATTTTTGCTGCCTCCGCACGTCATGTGAAAAATAGCTATTTCGGCGAGCGCTATCCTGTCATCCACGGCATTGTGACCCGTCGTCTTGCCAATGTGGCCAAACAAAATGCCGATCCCGACTCATTATGGACGGAAACAATGCAACGAATTGAACGGGAATTACAGCGTTAA
- a CDS encoding PTS transporter subunit EIIC, whose translation MLKFLQKIGKSLMLPVATLPAAGILQGLALINYETDIPLGPGVGGFLNHYVTPFLNEGAGAIFGNLALIFSIGVAIGLAGDAVAALSAVIAYLVLTRILAAVPGIFAYIPDDVKLDMGVLGGIFIGGWSAYLFKKYHNIQLPDWLGFFSGKRFVPMITAFTTMILAILLGMIWSPIQDGIAAFGNWIVGFGGIGSMVFMLANRLLIPLGLHHVLNSIAWFQIGDYTNAAGEVVHGDLTRFFAGDTSAGMFMSGFFPIMMFALPAAALAFIHTAKPEKRKAVASIFIGSALASFLTGITEPLEFSFMFIAPLLYGVHALLTGLSGLVVYLLDVKLGFSFSAGLIDYLVNMKLSTHPLRMIPIGLVFAFIYYFLFRFIILKFNLKTPGREDDVDDTLLFEANKSIPVGKTSASSGTQSSQAGQVLTYLGGSDNIQSIDACITRLRLVVKDDKAVNDQALKQLGASGIIRLGNGTLQVIFGTRSEALKDEIQRLMS comes from the coding sequence ATGCTGAAATTTCTGCAAAAAATCGGCAAGTCATTAATGCTTCCAGTAGCTACATTACCCGCCGCAGGGATTTTGCAAGGGCTGGCTCTCATTAATTATGAAACGGATATTCCGCTTGGCCCTGGAGTTGGTGGATTTCTGAATCATTATGTCACTCCTTTTCTGAATGAAGGGGCGGGTGCTATCTTTGGCAATCTGGCGCTCATTTTCTCCATCGGTGTTGCTATTGGTCTGGCAGGCGACGCGGTAGCCGCACTTTCGGCAGTCATTGCCTATTTGGTGCTGACCCGTATTTTGGCGGCCGTACCGGGTATATTTGCGTATATTCCAGACGACGTCAAGCTGGACATGGGCGTATTGGGCGGTATTTTTATCGGCGGATGGTCTGCTTATCTGTTCAAAAAATATCATAATATTCAACTTCCAGATTGGCTCGGCTTTTTTTCGGGCAAACGTTTTGTCCCCATGATTACAGCCTTCACGACCATGATTTTAGCCATTCTGCTCGGCATGATCTGGAGTCCGATACAAGATGGCATTGCAGCCTTCGGCAACTGGATTGTTGGCTTTGGTGGAATCGGGTCAATGGTGTTCATGCTTGCCAATCGACTGCTGATCCCGCTCGGTTTGCATCATGTGCTGAACTCGATCGCATGGTTTCAAATTGGGGACTATACCAACGCTGCAGGTGAAGTTGTTCATGGTGACCTGACACGTTTTTTCGCAGGCGATACATCGGCGGGTATGTTCATGTCCGGCTTCTTCCCCATTATGATGTTCGCTCTGCCAGCGGCGGCTCTTGCATTCATCCATACGGCCAAGCCGGAAAAACGTAAAGCTGTCGCTTCCATCTTTATCGGCTCTGCACTAGCGTCGTTCCTGACCGGTATTACTGAGCCCCTCGAATTTTCTTTTATGTTCATTGCACCTCTGCTTTACGGCGTTCATGCTCTGCTAACAGGTCTGAGTGGCCTAGTCGTATACCTACTGGATGTCAAACTCGGCTTTTCCTTTTCAGCAGGACTCATTGACTATCTGGTCAATATGAAGCTCTCCACTCATCCATTGCGAATGATCCCGATCGGGCTTGTCTTCGCCTTCATTTATTATTTTCTGTTCCGCTTCATCATCCTCAAATTCAACCTAAAGACTCCCGGGCGCGAAGACGATGTAGATGACACCCTTCTATTTGAGGCTAACAAATCCATACCCGTTGGAAAAACAAGCGCCTCATCCGGCACCCAGTCCAGTCAGGCAGGCCAGGTCCTAACCTATCTCGGCGGTTCAGACAATATCCAAAGCATTGATGCCTGCATCACGCGGTTGCGTCTTGTCGTCAAGGACGACAAAGCGGTTAACGATCAAGCTCTTAAGCAGCTCGGAGCGTCAGGAATTATCAGGCTTGGGAACGGTACCCTACAGGTTATTTTCGGTACTCGATCCGAAGCTCTGAAAGATGAGATACAACGATTGATGTCATGA